In Anaerolineales bacterium, the following proteins share a genomic window:
- a CDS encoding YdeI/OmpD-associated family protein → MEITKTLYLTDRKDWRDWLEQNYKTEKEIWLVYPRKATGKPRIEYNDAVEEALCFGWIDSIIKKLDEESTVQRFSPRKPKTKYSQANIERLRDLVAKKKVVKEVAETLGDVLNQKFVIPPDILATIKANKEAWKHFQKFSDSYKRIRVAFIDGARHRPEEFKKRLRHFVEMTEKNKMFGFGGIEKHF, encoded by the coding sequence ATGGAAATCACGAAAACACTGTATCTTACAGACCGCAAAGACTGGCGCGACTGGCTCGAGCAGAATTACAAGACCGAAAAGGAAATCTGGCTGGTCTATCCGCGCAAAGCGACAGGCAAGCCGCGCATCGAGTACAACGACGCGGTGGAGGAAGCCCTGTGCTTCGGCTGGATTGACTCCATCATCAAAAAGTTAGACGAGGAAAGCACGGTTCAGCGATTTTCGCCGCGCAAGCCGAAAACGAAATATTCGCAAGCCAATATCGAGCGGTTGCGCGATCTGGTTGCGAAGAAGAAGGTCGTCAAAGAAGTCGCTGAGACGTTGGGCGATGTGCTGAACCAGAAATTCGTCATCCCGCCTGATATTTTAGCAACGATTAAAGCAAACAAGGAAGCATGGAAACACTTCCAAAAGTTTTCAGACTCCTACAAGCGGATACGGGTCGCATTTATTGACGGGGCGCGTCACCGCCCCGAAGAGTTCAAGAAGCGATTGCGGCATTTTGTCGAGATGACGGAGAAGAACAAGATGTTCGGGTTTGGTGGGATTGAAAAGCATTTTTGA
- a CDS encoding LysM peptidoglycan-binding domain-containing protein, giving the protein MKRIFLLLGLLLALSPIQLARAQELTPTPAELINEVNALRLANGLNALAVHPALMQIAQEEANGIASGLPGHWRPNDLSLGQWMMSLGYPLSGDLSQDGYRSENWTPAQSSKDAVQSWLGDEPHTDTMLSPFRSDIGAGVVATEDGYIFVIETALQTTSGQMQSNAAAILTGIPLTQQAYNAGATLAAQNGTLPQYSLPVAVSTANAGGDVIHEVQYGQTLWSIAIAYRTTIKEIQRLNNWQDETVYVGQQLLVMKGATPPPQGMPASVSSAFPTLQPTSTAAIATPSATPQPSIAITTKSPQEMTLSAVGIIIAAIVLGIMFAFARKREE; this is encoded by the coding sequence ATGAAAAGAATTTTCCTCCTCTTGGGTCTGCTCCTCGCCCTCTCGCCAATTCAACTGGCGCGCGCCCAAGAATTGACTCCGACTCCCGCCGAATTGATCAACGAAGTGAACGCGCTGCGCCTCGCAAATGGATTGAACGCCCTCGCCGTTCATCCCGCGTTGATGCAGATCGCGCAAGAAGAGGCGAACGGAATTGCATCAGGCTTGCCTGGTCATTGGCGTCCCAACGATCTGTCGCTGGGGCAGTGGATGATGTCGCTGGGGTATCCGCTTTCGGGCGATCTGTCGCAGGATGGCTATCGCTCCGAAAATTGGACGCCAGCCCAAAGTTCGAAAGACGCGGTGCAGTCATGGCTGGGCGACGAACCGCACACAGACACCATGCTCTCGCCATTCCGCAGCGACATCGGCGCGGGCGTCGTCGCAACCGAAGACGGCTACATCTTCGTCATCGAAACCGCGTTGCAAACAACCAGTGGGCAAATGCAATCGAACGCGGCGGCAATCCTCACGGGCATCCCGCTCACGCAACAAGCATACAACGCGGGCGCCACCCTCGCCGCGCAAAACGGAACACTCCCGCAATATTCGCTTCCCGTCGCGGTCAGCACAGCGAACGCGGGCGGCGACGTGATTCACGAAGTGCAATACGGACAAACGCTTTGGAGCATCGCCATCGCCTACCGCACAACCATCAAAGAGATTCAACGACTCAACAATTGGCAGGATGAGACGGTCTACGTCGGTCAGCAATTGCTTGTGATGAAGGGAGCCACGCCTCCTCCGCAGGGGATGCCTGCTTCAGTTTCCTCGGCATTTCCCACGCTTCAACCGACTTCCACTGCGGCGATCGCCACACCCTCAGCGACACCACAACCGTCCATCGCCATCACCACCAAGAGTCCGCAAGAGATGACGCTTAGCGCAGTGGGCATCATCATCGCCGCGATCGTGCTTGGCATTATGTTCGCCTTCGCTCGCAAGCGTGAGGAATAA
- a CDS encoding RidA family protein yields MKEFRNPQNVHAPLGGYSHHVEITGNERLLVLSGQVGVREDGTVPDDALEQLEVAFENILRNLQAANMDSNDIVKLTYYVVGEMDVAKRRALIASKLQGHKPCSTFLYVAGLASPQYKVEVEALASHSD; encoded by the coding sequence ATGAAAGAATTTCGTAATCCCCAAAACGTGCACGCCCCGCTCGGCGGGTATTCCCATCATGTTGAGATTACAGGCAACGAACGCCTGCTGGTCTTATCGGGTCAGGTTGGAGTGCGAGAGGATGGAACAGTCCCCGACGACGCGCTCGAACAACTGGAAGTCGCTTTCGAGAACATCCTCCGCAACCTGCAAGCCGCGAACATGGACTCGAACGACATCGTCAAATTGACCTATTACGTGGTCGGCGAAATGGATGTTGCAAAGCGTCGCGCGCTGATCGCCTCGAAGTTGCAAGGTCACAAGCCATGCAGTACCTTCTTATACGTCGCGGGGCTCGCCAGCCCACAATACAAAGTGGAAGTGGAAGCCTTGGCGTCTCACTCTGATTGA
- a CDS encoding ACT domain-containing protein codes for MNGETDLTKLIRTMRPELNQGEFVFCTFDSLQPALALNPICIFHEKEGVTAILSKTQADAAKISYSSTFSWITLTVHSSLEAVGLTAAFSTALANANISCNVVAAFHHDHIFVPTKDAVHAMDVLQNLAASI; via the coding sequence TTGAACGGCGAAACCGATCTCACAAAATTAATCCGCACGATGCGCCCTGAGTTGAATCAGGGCGAGTTTGTATTTTGCACATTCGACTCACTGCAACCCGCGTTAGCGCTCAACCCCATCTGCATCTTCCACGAAAAAGAAGGCGTGACCGCGATCCTATCGAAGACTCAAGCGGATGCGGCGAAGATTTCCTACTCATCCACTTTTAGCTGGATCACGCTCACGGTTCATTCCTCCCTTGAGGCTGTCGGGCTGACCGCGGCTTTTTCCACTGCCCTAGCGAACGCAAACATCAGCTGCAACGTGGTCGCGGCATTTCACCACGATCACATCTTCGTCCCCACAAAAGACGCAGTCCATGCGATGGATGTTCTTCAAAATCTGGCGGCGTCAATTTAA
- a CDS encoding acyl-CoA thioesterase, whose amino-acid sequence MTDFSVEMEVRDYECDIEGIVNNAVYLNYLEHARHKFIQAKGGNFHNLTQKGIHLVVIRVEADYLLPLRSGDTFIVTASLERLSKLRFCMTQEIFRKPDQKPVMKAKVFIASLNADGRPKYFDELEGLFA is encoded by the coding sequence TTGACTGATTTCAGCGTCGAAATGGAAGTGCGCGACTACGAATGCGACATCGAAGGCATTGTCAACAACGCCGTCTATTTGAACTATCTCGAACACGCGCGGCACAAATTCATTCAGGCGAAGGGGGGTAATTTTCACAACCTGACTCAAAAAGGAATCCACCTTGTGGTGATCCGCGTCGAAGCCGATTATCTCCTCCCCCTCCGAAGCGGCGATACGTTCATCGTGACCGCATCGCTTGAGCGGCTATCCAAACTGCGGTTCTGTATGACGCAGGAGATATTCCGCAAACCTGACCAAAAACCCGTGATGAAAGCAAAAGTTTTTATCGCATCGTTAAACGCCGACGGGCGACCAAAATATTTCGATGAACTCGAAGGGTTATTCGCTTGA
- a CDS encoding NUDIX domain-containing protein: protein MKNKLTHAGCVVVRTDKKRDRYLVISSKKRNHWVFPKGHIESAKDATPQDAALRELREETGYLGKIIKPLTRQSFMKDNKRINIQYFIVRLIGSAKSDENRILRWMSAKKVLETLSFDDSKKAFTEALSSMRSMT from the coding sequence ATGAAAAACAAACTCACTCACGCTGGCTGTGTCGTCGTCCGAACGGACAAGAAAAGAGATCGCTATCTGGTTATCTCGTCAAAGAAACGCAACCATTGGGTTTTTCCGAAGGGGCATATCGAATCCGCCAAAGACGCCACCCCGCAAGACGCCGCGCTGCGCGAACTGCGCGAAGAGACAGGCTATCTGGGTAAGATCATCAAACCGTTGACGCGGCAATCGTTCATGAAAGACAATAAACGCATAAACATCCAATATTTCATCGTCCGCCTGATCGGAAGCGCCAAGTCGGATGAAAATCGAATCCTCCGATGGATGAGCGCGAAGAAGGTTCTCGAGACTTTGTCGTTTGACGATTCCAAAAAGGCTTTCACCGAAGCCTTGAGTTCCATGAGGAGCATGACATGA
- a CDS encoding nuclear transport factor 2 family protein — translation MNNKQIVENFWATMATNDFYAAAQLLHDEFTLEWPQSGEIIRGRNNFALINTHFPANGKWEFTINAVIAENELVVTDVSVTDGNRQDRAITFSTIRDGKIWKQVEFWPESYEAPKWRAAWVEKI, via the coding sequence ATGAACAACAAACAAATTGTAGAAAACTTCTGGGCGACTATGGCAACCAATGATTTCTATGCTGCCGCACAACTCTTGCACGATGAATTTACGCTTGAATGGCCCCAATCAGGAGAAATAATTCGCGGACGAAACAATTTTGCATTAATCAACACGCACTTCCCTGCCAATGGCAAATGGGAATTCACAATAAATGCCGTCATAGCCGAAAACGAATTGGTTGTGACAGATGTCTCAGTTACCGATGGCAATCGGCAGGATCGCGCCATCACCTTTTCTACGATCCGCGACGGAAAGATATGGAAACAAGTCGAATTCTGGCCCGAGTCATACGAAGCGCCCAAATGGCGGGCAGCATGGGTAGAAAAAATTTAA
- a CDS encoding class I SAM-dependent methyltransferase encodes MDSRLSLALAARQSDLDSNHESAFRLFNGFSEGDSNLSLDVYGRTLLINNYADDPTQLQSLIDETIGYLRSNLNWLRAGILKTRNGTAQEDKRGKLLFGDSPDAKVKEHGVWYALDLTMNRDASFYLDTSNLRKWLIENMRGKSVLNTFAYTGSFGVAALAGGATRVVQVDRNRRFLDLAKQSYALNGFEVDPKDFVAQDFFPAVSRFKHAKQLFDCVILDPPFFSSTSRGRVDQVNESARLINKVRPLVNDGGTLIAINNALFVSGQEFLHTLEKLCEDGCMKIQELIPVPQSFVGYNIVNKPITDPTPFNHSTKIAILKIKRKL; translated from the coding sequence ATGGACTCCCGCCTCAGCCTCGCCCTCGCCGCGCGTCAATCGGATTTGGATTCGAATCACGAATCCGCCTTCCGCCTCTTCAACGGATTCAGCGAAGGCGACTCGAATCTTTCGCTCGATGTTTACGGGCGGACATTGTTGATCAACAATTACGCCGATGACCCAACGCAACTTCAATCTTTGATTGATGAAACAATTGGCTATTTACGATCTAACCTCAATTGGCTACGCGCTGGAATCCTCAAAACAAGAAACGGAACCGCGCAAGAAGACAAACGCGGCAAACTGCTTTTCGGCGATTCGCCCGATGCAAAGGTCAAAGAGCACGGCGTCTGGTACGCGCTCGACCTCACGATGAACCGCGATGCAAGTTTTTATCTCGACACGAGCAACCTGCGCAAATGGCTCATCGAAAACATGAGGGGCAAATCCGTGTTGAACACGTTCGCTTACACGGGCAGTTTCGGCGTCGCCGCGCTGGCGGGCGGAGCGACTCGGGTTGTGCAAGTGGACCGCAACCGCCGATTCCTCGATTTGGCGAAGCAGTCCTACGCGTTGAACGGGTTTGAAGTAGACCCCAAGGATTTCGTCGCGCAAGATTTCTTTCCCGCCGTGAGCCGCTTCAAACATGCAAAACAACTCTTCGATTGTGTGATTCTCGACCCGCCATTTTTCTCGTCCACATCGAGAGGGCGCGTGGATCAGGTCAACGAAAGCGCGCGGCTGATCAACAAAGTGCGCCCGCTCGTCAACGATGGCGGAACATTGATCGCAATCAACAACGCGCTGTTCGTCAGCGGACAGGAATTCTTGCACACGCTGGAGAAACTCTGCGAAGACGGTTGCATGAAAATCCAAGAGTTGATTCCTGTGCCGCAGAGTTTCGTCGGATACAACATCGTCAACAAGCCGATTACCGACCCCACGCCGTTCAACCACTCAACGAAGATCGCCATACTAAAAATAAAGAGGAAACTATGA
- the uvrB gene encoding excinuclease ABC subunit UvrB, with product MNFKLQAPFQPMGDQPEAIRGLVDGVNKGMKHQVLLGATGTGKTFTIASVIQEVQKPALIMAHNKTLAAQLYAEFKEFFPENAVSYFVSYYDYYQPEAYVPRHDLYIEKETQINEEIERLRLAATTALISRRDVIIVASVSCIYGLGNPEEFGKGTVTLKVGEMYRRNALLRQLIESQYQRNDMDLKTGTFRVRGDTLEIIPAYEDKKGFRIAFFGDEVERIMQFNPVTGEVYDEPNEASIYPAKQYLTAADKMKDAIADIEAELEDRLKFFKETGKHLEAQRLEQRARYDLEMLKEVGYCSGVENYSRHLDRRAPGTHPWTMIDFLPSDYLLVIDESHMTVPQIRGMYNGDRARKETLVEYGFRLPSAVDNRPLKFEEFEEVMGNTIYTSATPGPYELQHAEQVVEQIIRPTGLVDPEVEVRPTRGQVDDLIGEIRQRVERGERVLVTTLTKRMSEDLSEYLQELGMKVHYLHSEVETLERVGILRDLRLGVFDVLVGINLLREGLDLPEVSLVGILDADKEGFLRSETALIQTIGRAARHVNGRVIMYADKMTDSMKRAIDETNRRRTKQLKYNEENGIVPISIHKAIHDLTEEFSQKAVSEMRGEYKTKSAGDLPRNELKQIIHEMEKQMKEAAKNLEFERAAALRDELFDLKSLLAEDEGLKPWERIKLMAGEE from the coding sequence ATGAACTTCAAACTCCAAGCGCCATTTCAACCCATGGGCGACCAGCCCGAAGCCATCCGCGGACTCGTGGACGGCGTGAACAAAGGCATGAAGCATCAAGTGTTGCTCGGCGCCACTGGCACGGGCAAGACGTTTACCATCGCGTCTGTGATTCAGGAAGTGCAAAAGCCCGCGCTGATCATGGCGCACAACAAGACGCTCGCGGCGCAGTTGTATGCCGAGTTCAAAGAATTCTTCCCTGAGAACGCGGTGTCGTATTTTGTTTCGTACTACGATTATTACCAGCCTGAGGCGTACGTGCCGCGGCACGACTTGTACATCGAGAAGGAAACGCAGATTAACGAGGAGATCGAACGCCTGCGGCTCGCGGCAACGACTGCGTTAATCTCACGGCGCGACGTGATCATCGTCGCTTCGGTTTCGTGCATTTATGGTTTGGGCAATCCCGAAGAATTCGGCAAAGGGACGGTGACCCTCAAAGTGGGTGAGATGTACCGCCGCAACGCGTTGCTTCGTCAGTTGATCGAATCGCAATACCAGCGCAACGACATGGATTTGAAGACGGGAACCTTCCGTGTGCGCGGCGACACGCTGGAGATCATCCCCGCGTACGAAGATAAAAAAGGATTCCGCATTGCTTTCTTTGGTGATGAGGTCGAGCGCATCATGCAGTTCAACCCTGTGACGGGTGAAGTGTACGATGAGCCAAACGAAGCCTCGATCTACCCTGCCAAGCAATATCTCACTGCCGCCGACAAAATGAAAGACGCCATCGCCGACATCGAAGCGGAGCTGGAAGATCGGTTGAAATTCTTCAAAGAGACAGGCAAACACCTCGAAGCGCAGAGACTCGAGCAACGCGCCCGCTACGATCTGGAAATGTTGAAAGAGGTCGGATATTGTTCGGGCGTCGAGAATTACTCACGCCATTTAGACCGCCGCGCGCCTGGCACGCATCCGTGGACGATGATTGATTTCCTGCCGAGCGATTACCTGCTCGTGATTGACGAGAGCCACATGACCGTGCCGCAAATACGCGGCATGTACAACGGCGACCGCGCCCGCAAAGAGACACTCGTCGAATATGGTTTCCGTTTGCCGAGCGCAGTGGATAACCGCCCGCTGAAGTTTGAGGAGTTCGAAGAAGTGATGGGTAACACGATCTACACCTCCGCCACGCCTGGACCGTACGAGTTGCAACACGCGGAGCAAGTCGTCGAGCAGATCATCCGCCCGACGGGACTCGTTGACCCCGAAGTCGAAGTGCGTCCCACCAGAGGGCAGGTGGACGATCTCATTGGCGAGATCAGGCAGAGGGTCGAACGAGGCGAGCGCGTGTTGGTCACAACGCTGACGAAGCGGATGTCCGAAGATTTGTCGGAGTATTTGCAAGAGTTGGGGATGAAAGTCCATTATCTGCACTCGGAGGTGGAGACGCTCGAACGCGTGGGCATCCTGCGCGACCTGCGTTTGGGCGTGTTCGATGTGTTGGTGGGAATCAATTTGTTGCGCGAAGGTTTGGATTTGCCCGAAGTGTCGCTCGTCGGAATCTTGGACGCGGACAAAGAAGGCTTCCTGCGTTCAGAGACCGCGTTGATTCAAACCATCGGTCGCGCGGCGCGGCATGTGAATGGACGAGTCATCATGTACGCCGACAAGATGACCGACTCGATGAAGCGCGCCATTGACGAAACGAATCGCCGCCGCACGAAGCAATTGAAATATAACGAAGAGAACGGCATCGTGCCGATCAGCATCCACAAAGCCATCCACGACCTGACCGAAGAATTTTCGCAGAAGGCTGTCAGTGAAATGCGCGGCGAATATAAAACAAAATCTGCAGGCGACCTGCCGCGCAATGAATTGAAGCAGATCATCCACGAGATGGAAAAGCAGATGAAAGAAGCGGCGAAGAATCTCGAATTCGAGCGCGCCGCCGCGTTGCGGGATGAGTTGTTTGACCTGAAAAGTTTACTTGCCGAGGATGAGGGCTTGAAGCCGTGGGAACGGATTAAGTTGATGGCTGGCGAAGAATGA
- a CDS encoding nitroreductase family protein: protein MTIAQFHPLSFNEYSTEEMKQRAMAFREHMQRRRTVRHFSDKPVPREIIEECLVTAGTAPSGANLQPWHFVVVSDSKVKQEIRVAAEEEEKDFYHRRAPKEWLDALAPLGTDEHKPFLDVAPYLIAIFGKNHSELPDGRRVKNYYVHESVGIATGFLIAALHNAGLVSLTHTPSPMGFLNDILKRPMDEKPFLLLVTGFPAKDAEVPVIAKKPLNEIATFI, encoded by the coding sequence ATGACAATCGCCCAATTCCACCCTTTGAGTTTTAACGAATATTCCACTGAGGAAATGAAACAGCGCGCCATGGCATTTCGAGAACACATGCAACGCCGCCGCACTGTCCGCCATTTTTCCGACAAGCCTGTGCCGCGTGAAATTATTGAGGAATGTCTCGTCACGGCTGGGACTGCTCCCAGTGGAGCCAATTTACAGCCCTGGCATTTTGTCGTGGTCAGCGACTCGAAGGTGAAACAAGAAATCCGTGTGGCGGCGGAAGAGGAGGAGAAGGATTTTTATCACCGCCGCGCGCCGAAGGAATGGCTGGACGCCCTCGCCCCTCTCGGCACCGACGAACACAAGCCGTTTCTCGATGTCGCTCCATACTTGATCGCCATCTTCGGAAAGAATCACAGTGAGTTACCCGACGGACGACGCGTGAAGAATTATTACGTCCACGAATCAGTTGGAATTGCAACAGGCTTCCTGATCGCCGCGCTGCACAATGCGGGGTTGGTCTCGCTCACTCACACTCCCAGCCCAATGGGATTCCTCAACGACATCTTGAAGAGGCCGATGGATGAGAAACCGTTCCTTTTGTTAGTGACAGGCTTCCCTGCGAAAGACGCGGAAGTGCCAGTCATCGCAAAAAAGCCGCTGAACGAGATTGCGACATTTATATAA
- a CDS encoding alpha/beta hydrolase has product MNAISTKQRASNLVYFFERGTGSPLLLVHGVMITGEMFDPVVEDLAKRRRIIVPDLRGSGKSRHLPPPYTVKQQAIDLANLLDQLDIEATDILGYSQGGAVAQQFALDHPKRVNRLILSNTYAYNMATAREKIEGRIVPLLLNILGIRRFAKLVISQGLKRVTRERADWVVNLIADQDPALMKIAWKEALAFDSRRRLGEIRCPTLILAGSNDDAVPMHHTEALHKGIRGSKLSVIEGADHALIWSHPNEFVRAVENFLDAGKNFNDAVVSA; this is encoded by the coding sequence ATGAATGCAATTTCGACGAAACAGCGGGCTTCAAACCTTGTTTATTTCTTCGAGCGCGGCACTGGCTCGCCGTTGTTGCTCGTCCACGGAGTTATGATCACAGGCGAGATGTTCGATCCCGTTGTCGAGGATCTAGCCAAACGCCGCCGCATCATCGTGCCTGACCTGCGCGGGAGCGGCAAAAGCCGTCATTTGCCTCCGCCCTACACAGTGAAGCAACAAGCGATTGACCTTGCCAACCTCCTCGACCAGCTTGACATTGAAGCGACCGACATCCTCGGTTACTCGCAAGGCGGCGCGGTCGCCCAACAATTCGCCCTCGACCATCCCAAGCGGGTAAACCGACTCATTCTTTCCAATACGTACGCGTACAACATGGCGACCGCGCGAGAGAAAATCGAAGGACGTATTGTGCCGTTGCTACTAAACATTTTAGGCATACGGCGATTTGCGAAACTCGTAATCTCGCAAGGATTGAAGCGAGTGACGCGTGAACGCGCCGATTGGGTTGTCAACCTGATCGCCGACCAAGACCCCGCATTGATGAAGATCGCATGGAAAGAAGCGCTCGCGTTCGATAGCAGGCGTCGGCTCGGCGAGATTCGATGTCCCACACTCATCCTCGCGGGCTCAAACGACGACGCGGTGCCGATGCACCACACCGAAGCGCTTCACAAAGGCATCCGTGGTTCAAAACTCAGCGTAATCGAGGGCGCCGACCATGCGCTCATATGGTCTCATCCCAATGAATTTGTTCGCGCGGTGGAGAATTTTCTTGATGCAGGTAAAAATTTCAACGACGCTGTCGTGTCCGCCTGA
- a CDS encoding heavy metal translocating P-type ATPase, protein MENTIELDIPLLLPGIENEKDECLNRLETSFQNHKGILRAHLEREKSPIDLCLHYDPNLLSLLEVKRIAQQAGAKIINRFHHDSIPIENMDCSDCSLVIEHSVGRMDGVLSVNVNYPTEKMWVEYDSQKVARSHIEKRVRSLGYQIPLNGMQARIQENRELIFSLLSGLSLLIGWLGETFFGFPSLLSLGFYIAAYVLGGWDISRHAWHALREKHFDTDGLMIVAAIGAAFLGEFAEGALLLFLFSLGHSLEERALNRARKAVSALGELTPKTALVKRDGKEQELPVESIQLGDVAVIRPGVRIPVDGVIVDGSSGIDQSSVTGESLPVDKTVGETVFAGTVNGEGALEVKVTRLAKDSTLSRVMKMVEEAQAQKSPTQQTVEKFERVFVPAVLILTALVIVVPPLFGYPFRESFLRAMTLLVAASPCALALGTPASILAGVAQAARNGVLVKGGAHLENLGRLKAIAFDKTGTVTHGRPAVTDVVVNQASRRKEADLLSIAAGVESRSAHPLAQAIVKAAQTQGMSASPVDEVDSLTGRGLKALMNGKTIWIGNQKLMDEAGVSLSTEMIQQAEALQAAGKMLMWIAEEKTAIGLIALADTLRSEAAPTMNALKKIGVQHTIMLTGDNARSASAIAKEVGLTDFRADLMPENKLTIIRDLVNEYGQVAMIGDGVNDAPALANATVGIAMGGAGTDVALETADIALMSDDLSKLPFAVGLGRATRNIIIQNLFIALSVIALLIVTSITGIVSIGVAVILHEGSTLLVVANALRLLGYKQK, encoded by the coding sequence ATGGAAAACACAATTGAATTGGACATTCCGCTCTTATTGCCAGGAATTGAAAACGAAAAGGATGAATGCCTAAATCGGCTCGAAACCTCCTTTCAAAATCACAAAGGCATCCTGCGCGCTCACCTCGAACGGGAGAAATCCCCGATAGACTTGTGCCTGCACTACGATCCCAATCTGCTAAGCTTGTTGGAAGTCAAGCGAATCGCCCAACAAGCGGGAGCGAAAATCATCAACCGTTTTCATCACGACTCGATTCCCATCGAAAACATGGACTGTTCGGATTGCAGTTTGGTCATCGAGCATAGCGTTGGTCGCATGGACGGCGTTCTGAGCGTCAACGTCAACTACCCCACTGAAAAAATGTGGGTCGAATACGACTCGCAAAAGGTCGCCCGCTCGCACATCGAAAAACGAGTCCGTTCGTTGGGGTACCAAATTCCGCTGAACGGCATGCAAGCCCGCATACAAGAAAACCGTGAATTGATATTTAGCCTGCTTTCGGGCTTGTCATTGCTGATCGGCTGGCTGGGCGAAACTTTCTTCGGCTTCCCTTCTCTTCTCAGCCTTGGTTTCTACATCGCCGCGTACGTATTGGGCGGCTGGGATATTTCCCGTCATGCTTGGCACGCCTTGCGAGAAAAACATTTCGACACCGACGGCTTGATGATCGTCGCGGCAATCGGCGCGGCGTTCCTCGGCGAATTTGCGGAAGGCGCTTTGCTTCTCTTCTTATTCAGTCTCGGTCACAGTTTGGAAGAACGCGCCCTCAACCGCGCTCGAAAAGCCGTCAGCGCGTTGGGAGAACTGACGCCGAAAACCGCCTTGGTGAAACGCGACGGCAAAGAGCAAGAACTTCCTGTCGAATCGATTCAACTTGGGGATGTCGCCGTCATCCGCCCAGGCGTTCGCATTCCCGTAGACGGCGTGATCGTGGACGGCAGTTCAGGCATTGACCAATCCTCCGTCACAGGCGAATCGTTGCCTGTTGATAAAACTGTCGGCGAAACCGTTTTTGCGGGAACCGTCAACGGCGAAGGCGCGTTGGAAGTGAAAGTGACTCGCCTCGCAAAAGATTCAACGCTCTCGCGCGTGATGAAAATGGTGGAAGAAGCGCAAGCGCAAAAATCGCCCACGCAGCAAACGGTTGAAAAATTCGAGCGCGTCTTTGTGCCTGCCGTGCTGATTCTCACCGCGCTGGTGATCGTCGTTCCGCCGTTGTTCGGTTATCCATTCCGCGAATCGTTTCTGCGCGCAATGACTCTGCTCGTCGCCGCGTCTCCGTGCGCGCTGGCGCTTGGAACGCCCGCGTCCATTCTCGCGGGCGTAGCGCAAGCCGCGCGCAACGGCGTGCTGGTCAAAGGCGGCGCGCATCTTGAAAATCTCGGTCGCCTCAAAGCCATCGCATTCGACAAAACTGGAACCGTCACGCATGGGCGTCCCGCAGTGACGGATGTGGTTGTGAATCAGGCGTCCCGTCGGAAAGAAGCGGATTTGTTGTCCATCGCCGCGGGCGTGGAATCACGGTCCGCACATCCGCTCGCGCAGGCGATTGTCAAAGCCGCTCAGACTCAGGGGATGTCTGCCTCGCCCGTGGACGAAGTCGACTCGCTGACGGGCCGCGGCTTGAAGGCGTTGATGAACGGCAAAACGATTTGGATCGGCAATCAAAAGTTGATGGATGAAGCGGGCGTTTCGCTTTCTACTGAGATGATTCAACAAGCGGAAGCGTTGCAAGCGGCGGGCAAGATGTTGATGTGGATCGCCGAAGAAAAAACCGCGATTGGGTTGATCGCATTGGCAGACACGCTGCGAAGCGAAGCCGCGCCGACCATGAACGCGTTGAAAAAAATCGGCGTGCAACATACGATCATGCTGACGGGCGATAACGCGCGCTCGGCTTCTGCAATTGCAAAAGAAGTTGGGCTGACCGATTTCCGCGCGGACCTCATGCCTGAAAACAAATTGACGATCATCCGCGACTTGGTGAATGAATATGGTCAGGTGGCGATGATCGGCGACGGAGTGAACGACGCGCCCGCGTTGGCGAACGCGACGGTCGGCATTGCCATGGGCGGCGCAGGCACCGACGTGGCGCTCGAAACCGCCGACATTGCGCTGATGAGCGATGATCTTTCCAAACTTCCGTTTGCCGTTGGGCTGGGACGCGCCACGCGAAATATCATCATTCAAAACTTGTTTATCGCCCTGAGCGTGATTGCCCTGTTAATCGTCACCTCGATAACAGGCATTGTGAGCATCGGCGTCGCCGTCATTCTCCACGAGGGAAGCACGTTGCTGGTAGTAGCGAATGCCTTGAGGCTGTTGGGATACAAGCAAAAGTAG